From Nevskiales bacterium, a single genomic window includes:
- a CDS encoding threonine ammonia-lyase, biosynthetic (threonine deaminase; threonine dehydratase; in Escherichia coli, IlvA is part of the isoleucine biosynthetic pathway), with product FRLARRYVDEVITASVDEICAATRDIFEENRSLPEPAGALALAGLKNWVEGRRQKGRTLVAIESGSNVNFDRLRHIAERAEIGEHREALIAVTIPERPGSFRQFCADLGKRGITEFNYRYADRQAAHIFVGVRLGDGLRERDELVAALKARNYPVVDMSDNDMAKDHVRYMVGGRASGVENEILFRFLFPERPGALLQFLNQVGSRWNISLFHYRNHGSAYGRVLVGMQVPPAERPECRRKLDAIGYEYAEESGNRAYDLFLGSA from the coding sequence ATTCCGGCTCGCGCGCCGCTATGTAGACGAGGTGATCACCGCCAGTGTGGACGAGATCTGCGCCGCCACCCGCGACATCTTCGAGGAGAATCGCTCGCTGCCGGAGCCGGCCGGCGCCTTGGCCCTGGCCGGGCTCAAGAACTGGGTCGAGGGCCGCCGGCAGAAGGGCCGTACCCTGGTTGCCATCGAGAGCGGCTCCAACGTGAATTTCGACCGGCTGCGCCACATCGCCGAGCGCGCCGAGATCGGCGAGCATCGTGAGGCCCTGATCGCCGTCACCATCCCCGAGCGGCCGGGCAGCTTCCGGCAGTTCTGCGCCGACCTCGGCAAGCGCGGCATCACCGAGTTCAACTACCGCTATGCCGACCGCCAGGCGGCGCACATCTTCGTGGGCGTGCGCCTGGGCGATGGCCTGCGCGAGCGGGACGAGCTGGTCGCGGCGCTGAAGGCGCGCAACTATCCGGTGGTGGACATGAGCGACAACGACATGGCCAAGGACCACGTACGCTACATGGTCGGCGGCCGCGCCTCCGGCGTCGAGAACGAAATCCTGTTCCGCTTCCTGTTCCCGGAGCGGCCGGGTGCGCTACTGCAGTTCCTCAACCAGGTCGGCAGCCGCTGGAACATCTCGCTGTTCCACTACCGCAACCACGGCTCCGCCTACGGCCGCGTGCTGGTCGGCATGCAGGTGCCGCCGGCCGAGCGGCCCGAATGCCGGCGCAAGCTGGATGCGATCGGCTACGAGTACGCCGAGGAGAGCGGCAACCGCGCCTACGACCTGTTCCTGGGGTCGGCTTAG
- a CDS encoding EVE domain-containing protein, with protein sequence MSYWLMKSEPDEFGIDDLARRPQQREPWTGVRNYQARNFLRAMRKGDQALFYHSSCPIPGVAGVVEITREAFPDPTQFDPSSDYYDPASRRNDPRWYCVEVKLERKLTRVITLGEIKAQAKRLQGLALLRPGNRLSVLPVEQSHWDFILRLE encoded by the coding sequence ATGTCGTACTGGCTGATGAAAAGCGAACCGGACGAATTCGGTATCGATGATCTTGCGCGCCGACCGCAGCAGCGCGAGCCCTGGACCGGCGTGCGCAACTACCAGGCGCGCAATTTCCTGCGCGCGATGCGCAAGGGCGACCAGGCCTTGTTCTATCACTCGAGCTGCCCGATACCGGGGGTGGCGGGCGTGGTCGAGATCACCCGCGAGGCCTTCCCCGATCCGACCCAGTTCGATCCATCCAGCGACTACTACGACCCGGCAAGCCGCAGAAACGACCCGCGCTGGTACTGCGTGGAAGTCAAGCTCGAGCGCAAGCTGACGCGCGTCATTACGCTGGGCGAGATCAAGGCGCAGGCCAAGCGGCTGCAGGGCCTGGCCCTGCTGCGCCCCGGCAACCGGCTGTCGGTGCTGCCGGTGGAACAGTCCCACTGGGACTTCATCCTGCGACTGGAATAG
- a CDS encoding 5-formyltetrahydrofolate cyclo-ligase — translation MPFSSPSTQRAELRRQLREVRRRLTPAQRSAASLAATTHLLAHPWYRQARRIALYWPVGSEVDTTALMAAALRDRKRVFLPAIVCRGGGLLFVRLRPGIPLGRRRHGIPQPRPVRTADVLACRRLDLVVVPLLGFDDRGHRLGSGAGYYDRSFAFRPVLPGVRPRLVGLAFAAQQVPQVAAADWDVPLDAVVTENGWQFRPA, via the coding sequence ATGCCCTTCTCTTCACCCTCAACCCAGCGCGCCGAACTGCGCCGGCAGCTGCGCGAAGTCCGCCGGCGCCTGACACCGGCACAGCGCAGCGCCGCCAGCCTCGCGGCCACCACGCACCTGCTGGCCCATCCCTGGTACCGTCAGGCCCGTCGCATCGCGCTGTACTGGCCCGTGGGCAGCGAAGTCGACACCACCGCACTCATGGCGGCCGCCCTGCGCGACCGCAAGCGCGTGTTCCTGCCCGCCATTGTTTGCCGCGGCGGCGGCTTGCTGTTCGTGCGCCTGCGGCCGGGTATCCCGCTGGGGCGCCGCCGCCACGGCATCCCGCAGCCCCGCCCCGTGCGCACGGCCGATGTCCTGGCGTGCCGCCGGCTGGACCTGGTCGTGGTGCCGCTGCTGGGCTTCGACGACCGCGGCCACCGGCTGGGCAGCGGCGCCGGCTATTACGACCGCAGTTTTGCCTTCCGCCCTGTCCTGCCAGGGGTAAGGCCTCGGCTGGTAGGCTTGGCCTTTGCCGCCCAGCAAGTCCCGCAGGTGGCGGCCGCCGACTGGGACGTGCCGCTGGATGCGGTGGTGACTGAGAACGGTTGGCAGTTTCGACCGGCCTGA
- a CDS encoding cell division protein ZapA yields the protein MSAKPQNSVTVRILEHEYQVQCPENERESLLAAAEYLNQRMNAIRKKGKALGMERIAVMTALNMAAELLEHKRGGGKGRALDGATGERLHQLQLRIDSALNEGR from the coding sequence GTGAGCGCCAAACCGCAGAACAGCGTCACCGTGCGCATCCTGGAGCACGAGTACCAGGTGCAGTGCCCGGAAAACGAGCGCGAGAGCCTGCTGGCGGCAGCCGAGTACCTCAACCAGCGCATGAACGCCATCCGCAAGAAGGGCAAGGCGCTGGGCATGGAGCGCATCGCGGTGATGACCGCGCTCAACATGGCGGCCGAACTGCTCGAGCACAAGCGCGGCGGCGGCAAGGGCCGCGCGCTGGACGGCGCCACCGGCGAGCGGCTGCACCAGCTGCAATTGCGCATCGACAGCGCCCTGAACGAAGGCCGCTGA
- a CDS encoding DegQ family serine endoprotease, which yields MHKTLPTILFAVLIGLFTLPLQAALPAQALAPSGTPVPTLAPMLKRVLPSVVGIVSEGEVVIANNPLLNDPFFRYFFDLPQRPPREKTRGIGSGVIVDAKRGYIVTNSHVVADATKVTVKLADDRDIIAKIVGSDPETDIAVLQIKADDLQALPIADSDQLQVGDFVVAIGNPFGLRQTVTSGIVSALGRSGMDSSKYENFIQTDASINPGNSGGALINLNGELVGINSAIFSTNGGGNIGIGFAIPTNTVQVVMKQIIEYGEVQRGQLGIVGQDLTPELAKAFGIKQTHGVVIAQVINGSAADKAGLKTGDVITAVNGREIKEFAQLRNAIGLLRIGDTVTIDVLREGKPRSFTAQIAAPKESTVSSGSLHPGLAGAVFGEMDSDHPLAGRVEGVLVREVAPGSPAANAGLMPGDVVTSVNRRPVTNLESFKALAGAKSGQILLHLRRGRGALFLLIS from the coding sequence ATGCACAAAACACTCCCGACGATCCTGTTTGCCGTTCTCATCGGCCTGTTCACCCTGCCCCTGCAGGCCGCGCTCCCTGCCCAGGCGCTGGCGCCGTCCGGTACGCCGGTGCCCACGCTGGCACCGATGCTCAAGCGCGTACTGCCCTCGGTGGTCGGCATCGTGTCCGAGGGCGAGGTGGTTATCGCCAACAATCCGCTGCTCAACGACCCCTTTTTCCGCTACTTTTTCGACCTGCCGCAGCGGCCGCCGCGCGAGAAGACCCGCGGCATCGGCTCCGGCGTGATCGTGGACGCCAAGCGCGGATACATCGTGACCAACAGCCACGTCGTGGCGGACGCCACCAAGGTCACGGTCAAGCTGGCCGACGACCGCGACATCATCGCCAAGATCGTCGGCAGTGACCCGGAAACCGACATCGCGGTACTGCAGATCAAGGCCGACGACCTCCAGGCCCTGCCGATCGCCGATTCCGACCAGCTGCAGGTCGGCGATTTCGTGGTCGCCATCGGCAATCCTTTCGGCCTGCGCCAGACAGTGACCTCTGGCATCGTCAGTGCGCTCGGCCGCTCCGGCATGGACAGCAGCAAGTACGAAAATTTCATCCAGACCGACGCCTCCATCAACCCCGGTAACTCCGGTGGCGCGCTGATCAATCTCAACGGCGAGCTGGTCGGCATCAATAGCGCCATCTTCTCGACCAACGGCGGCGGCAACATCGGCATCGGCTTTGCCATCCCCACCAATACCGTCCAAGTGGTGATGAAGCAGATCATCGAGTACGGTGAGGTGCAGCGCGGGCAGCTCGGCATCGTCGGCCAAGACCTCACGCCAGAGCTGGCCAAGGCCTTCGGCATCAAGCAAACCCATGGCGTGGTCATCGCCCAGGTCATCAACGGCTCCGCCGCAGACAAGGCGGGACTCAAGACCGGCGACGTCATCACCGCGGTCAACGGACGCGAGATCAAGGAGTTCGCGCAACTGCGCAACGCCATCGGCCTGCTGCGCATCGGCGACACCGTGACCATCGACGTGCTGCGCGAGGGCAAACCGCGCAGCTTCACCGCCCAGATCGCGGCACCCAAGGAAAGCACCGTCTCCTCCGGCAGCCTGCATCCGGGCCTGGCCGGTGCGGTGTTCGGCGAGATGGACAGCGACCATCCCCTGGCCGGCCGGGTGGAGGGCGTGCTGGTGCGCGAGGTGGCGCCGGGCAGCCCGGCCGCCAATGCCGGTCTGATGCCGGGCGACGTGGTGACCTCGGTCAACCGCCGTCCGGTCACCAACCTGGAGAGCTTCAAGGCGCTGGCCGGCGCCAAGTCCGGCCAGATCCTGCTGCACCTGCGGCGCGGCCGCGGCGCGTTGTTCCTGCTGATCTCGTAA
- a CDS encoding bifunctional serine/threonine-protein kinase/formylglycine-generating enzyme family protein, giving the protein MTTPTTYHHALPAGTRLEEFELKSVLGAGGFGVTYRGFDHQFHRDVAIKEFLPGEIAMRRPNGATVTPRSDDDRENYQFGLNRFLEEARLLAKFDDPYIVRVHRYLQANGTAYLVMEYREGESLAQLLSRRKVPLEEEEARRILFEVLSGLQTVHAHNYLHRDIKPSNIYLRRGGACMLIDFGAARYALGEHSRSLMGMMTPGYAPYEQYSFTSKQGPFTDIYAVGATLYRCLTLRAPVEAAERIAAATENREDPYVPAMQAAAGRYSDALLAVVDWMLQLRATDRPQTVAEVLDVLGEKPTLPRSRRPVPASPLEDTVQLPLTVASGTVPVLAVKPGEPGWIGNWFRREWARLAQRLLGGPRVRKLRAQVNQAWQRQYHAVTRNILAAAQSVAAQWQRYENSARARALTALAGVLFALLFLSYRATPWQDVPQFGPAPEVASAAPDAATPATVIIPAGSGVIGNVTVDDDDDPYYPQAFRVAQPYALLRHEVTFEEYDRFCEATRRRKPADEGWGRGRRPVINVSWEDAYDYAQWLSAQTGRRFRLPSEAEWEYAARGGRRTNYAWGNLIGKGYANCLSCGSPWDGRMTAPVGSFAVNPYGLQDMHGNVAEWTCSVAVGNRVPLSAACVERDNPRRRSVRGGSWNSPPWALANWARASEKPETRSPEIGFRLLEELPGDK; this is encoded by the coding sequence ATGACGACGCCGACCACATATCACCACGCGCTGCCGGCCGGCACACGCCTCGAGGAGTTCGAGCTCAAGTCCGTGCTCGGCGCCGGCGGCTTCGGCGTCACCTACCGCGGCTTCGATCACCAGTTCCACCGCGACGTGGCGATCAAGGAGTTCCTGCCCGGCGAGATCGCCATGCGCCGCCCCAACGGCGCCACGGTCACGCCGCGGTCCGACGACGACCGCGAGAACTACCAGTTCGGCCTCAACCGCTTCCTGGAGGAGGCACGGCTGCTGGCCAAGTTCGACGACCCCTACATCGTGCGTGTGCACCGCTACCTGCAGGCCAACGGCACCGCCTACCTGGTGATGGAGTACCGCGAGGGCGAGTCGCTGGCGCAGCTGCTCAGCCGGCGCAAAGTACCGCTGGAGGAGGAAGAAGCGCGGCGCATACTGTTCGAGGTGCTCTCGGGGCTGCAGACCGTGCATGCGCACAACTACCTGCACCGCGACATCAAGCCCTCCAATATCTACCTGCGCCGCGGCGGCGCCTGCATGCTGATCGACTTCGGTGCCGCCCGCTACGCCCTGGGCGAGCACAGCCGCAGCCTGATGGGCATGATGACGCCAGGCTATGCCCCCTACGAGCAGTACTCCTTCACCAGCAAGCAGGGTCCTTTCACCGACATCTATGCGGTCGGTGCGACCCTCTACCGCTGCCTGACACTGCGCGCGCCGGTCGAGGCGGCGGAGCGCATCGCCGCGGCCACCGAAAACCGGGAGGATCCCTACGTACCGGCGATGCAGGCCGCCGCCGGCCGCTACAGCGACGCCCTGCTGGCCGTGGTGGACTGGATGCTGCAGCTGCGTGCAACCGACCGCCCACAGACCGTGGCCGAGGTTCTGGACGTGCTGGGCGAAAAGCCCACCCTTCCGCGCTCGCGCCGGCCGGTGCCTGCCAGCCCGCTCGAGGACACCGTACAGCTGCCGCTGACGGTGGCCAGCGGCACCGTACCCGTCCTCGCGGTGAAACCCGGCGAGCCGGGCTGGATCGGCAACTGGTTCCGACGCGAATGGGCGCGGCTGGCGCAGCGACTGCTCGGCGGCCCGCGCGTACGAAAACTGCGCGCGCAGGTCAACCAGGCCTGGCAGCGCCAGTACCACGCCGTCACGCGCAATATCCTGGCCGCCGCGCAGTCTGTCGCGGCGCAGTGGCAGCGCTACGAGAACAGCGCGCGGGCCCGGGCCCTGACCGCGCTGGCCGGCGTGCTGTTTGCCCTGTTGTTTCTCTCGTACCGCGCCACACCCTGGCAGGACGTGCCGCAGTTCGGACCGGCGCCGGAGGTGGCAAGCGCCGCGCCGGATGCCGCGACGCCGGCAACCGTCATCATCCCGGCCGGCAGTGGCGTCATCGGCAACGTCACGGTGGACGACGATGACGATCCTTATTATCCGCAGGCCTTCCGGGTTGCGCAGCCCTACGCCCTGCTCCGGCACGAAGTCACCTTCGAGGAGTACGACCGCTTCTGCGAGGCGACGCGCCGCCGCAAGCCGGCCGACGAGGGCTGGGGCCGCGGCCGACGGCCGGTCATCAACGTCAGCTGGGAAGACGCCTACGACTACGCGCAGTGGCTGTCGGCGCAGACCGGCCGGCGCTTCCGCCTGCCGAGCGAGGCCGAATGGGAATACGCCGCGCGCGGCGGCCGCCGCACGAACTACGCGTGGGGCAACCTGATCGGCAAGGGTTACGCCAACTGCCTGAGCTGCGGCAGCCCCTGGGATGGCCGGATGACGGCGCCCGTCGGCAGTTTCGCGGTCAACCCCTACGGGCTGCAGGACATGCACGGCAATGTCGCGGAGTGGACCTGCTCGGTCGCTGTCGGCAACCGCGTGCCGCTCTCGGCCGCCTGCGTCGAGCGTGACAACCCGCGCCGGCGCAGCGTCCGCGGCGGTTCCTGGAACAGCCCGCCCTGGGCGCTGGCGAACTGGGCTCGCGCTTCGGAAAAGCCCGAGACCCGCAGCCCCGAAATCGGCTTCCGGCTGCTGGAGGAGCTGCCCGGCGACAAATGA
- a CDS encoding adenylate/guanylate cyclase domain-containing protein, translating into MAEPANLVILFADICGSTRLYETLGDAQASAAINACLKAIERAGGVHQGELVKTIGDEVLMLFPQADHAAAAARAMHEAARDLPAGPGQTMALHIGFHAGSALRENNDVLGDGVNVAARLVGLAKAGQTLTSAATLRQLSNDWLNLARQVDNTLVRGKTGQITLYELLWQPEDATRMVDRARSNEPRNATRLRLRHRDREVELGPDHPIVTLGRADSCDLVIKNELVSRLHARLEYRKDRFLLTDQSTNGTYICPEQGVPLFVRRDTQAIHGVGLIGLGETVTDDSADAVRFTQLS; encoded by the coding sequence ATGGCCGAGCCCGCCAATCTGGTGATCCTGTTCGCCGACATCTGCGGCAGCACCCGTCTGTACGAAACGCTGGGCGATGCACAGGCCTCGGCCGCGATCAATGCCTGCCTCAAAGCCATCGAGCGGGCCGGCGGCGTTCACCAGGGCGAGCTGGTCAAGACCATCGGCGACGAGGTTCTGATGCTGTTCCCGCAAGCCGATCACGCGGCGGCCGCGGCCCGCGCCATGCACGAGGCCGCGCGCGATCTGCCCGCAGGCCCGGGGCAGACCATGGCATTGCACATCGGCTTCCACGCGGGCAGTGCGCTGCGCGAGAACAACGACGTGCTGGGCGACGGCGTCAACGTGGCCGCGCGGCTGGTGGGGCTGGCCAAGGCCGGCCAGACACTGACCTCGGCCGCCACCCTGCGCCAGCTGTCCAACGACTGGTTGAATCTGGCGCGCCAGGTGGACAACACACTGGTGCGCGGCAAGACCGGGCAGATCACCCTCTACGAGCTGCTGTGGCAGCCGGAAGACGCCACGCGCATGGTGGACCGTGCGCGCAGCAACGAACCGCGCAACGCCACCCGGCTGCGGCTGCGCCATCGCGACCGCGAGGTGGAGCTGGGTCCGGATCATCCGATCGTCACGCTCGGCCGCGCCGACAGCTGTGACCTGGTGATCAAGAACGAGCTGGTCTCGCGCCTGCATGCGCGGCTGGAGTACCGCAAAGACCGTTTCCTGCTGACCGACCAGAGCACCAACGGCACCTACATCTGTCCCGAGCAGGGTGTGCCGCTGTTTGTGCGGCGCGACACCCAGGCGATTCACGGCGTGGGCCTGATTGGCCTGGGCGAGACAGTCACCGACGACTCGGCGGACGCAGTCCGCTTCACTCAGTTGTCCTGA